From Halorubrum salinarum, the proteins below share one genomic window:
- a CDS encoding DUF5305 domain-containing protein, which produces MSDIDRSLRIRAFLQKWSGVLLALLLILAAVGGWWSYQVHATQEIEREQVTVEQWSESTAYEHSAVITNDSLVFNEGERVRDRPVYYVNLSRELDVTYVYEHTAETGSVNVTTDVRLQYRGVEGETVLWQYAEPLASGQDEGVTNEDNHTVDAAVEIESVFETIRTIEQQLGVAGTIEIRIVAVSSVEGTLGGQSVSETYESTMPMTVNPQTFRVLETNTVDEPGQQTETVERPVDPGTVEAVGSILLVLLGAGGALGLVFAQRSGYATVSPEEREILEIRQQEQEFSEWITNGTFPSERDYEATILVDDLEGLVDVAIDTNKRVIKDEQLGVCTVLDGEFAYLYVQPDSPASDWLVNYADMTMDEFQEFDF; this is translated from the coding sequence GTGAGCGACATCGATCGATCACTCCGGATCCGCGCCTTCTTACAGAAGTGGTCGGGCGTCCTCCTTGCTCTGCTCCTCATTCTCGCCGCAGTCGGCGGGTGGTGGAGCTATCAGGTCCACGCGACGCAGGAAATCGAACGTGAACAGGTCACCGTCGAACAGTGGAGCGAGTCGACGGCGTACGAACACAGCGCGGTGATCACGAACGACTCCCTCGTGTTCAATGAGGGGGAACGCGTCCGAGACCGACCGGTGTACTACGTGAATCTATCTAGGGAACTCGACGTGACGTACGTGTACGAACACACGGCCGAGACCGGCTCGGTGAACGTCACCACCGATGTCCGGCTCCAGTACCGCGGGGTCGAGGGAGAGACAGTGCTCTGGCAGTACGCCGAGCCGCTGGCAAGCGGCCAAGACGAGGGGGTTACGAACGAGGACAACCACACCGTTGACGCGGCCGTAGAGATCGAGTCTGTGTTCGAGACGATCCGAACGATCGAACAGCAGCTCGGCGTAGCCGGAACGATAGAGATCCGGATCGTCGCGGTGTCGTCCGTCGAGGGGACGCTGGGGGGGCAGTCGGTGAGCGAGACCTACGAGAGCACGATGCCGATGACGGTCAACCCGCAGACGTTCCGCGTGCTGGAGACGAACACCGTCGACGAGCCGGGCCAGCAGACGGAGACGGTCGAGCGCCCGGTCGATCCGGGGACAGTTGAGGCAGTCGGGTCGATCCTGCTTGTGCTCCTCGGTGCCGGCGGCGCTTTGGGTCTAGTTTTCGCGCAGCGGAGCGGGTATGCCACCGTTTCTCCCGAAGAGCGTGAGATTCTGGAGATCCGACAGCAGGAACAGGAGTTCTCCGAGTGGATAACCAATGGGACGTTCCCGTCGGAACGCGACTACGAAGCGACAATCCTCGTCGACGACTTAGAGGGGTTAGTCGACGTCGCGATAGACACGAACAAACGCGTCATCAAAGACGAGCAGCTCGGGGTGTGTACGGTCCTCGACGGCGAGTTCGCGTATTTGTACGTCCAACCAGATTCGCCCGCGAGCGACTGGCTCGTCAACTACGCCGACATGACAATGGACGAGTTCCAAGAGTTCGACTTCTGA
- a CDS encoding DUF7344 domain-containing protein — translation MSITDQREYTPPEKDELYDLLSNHRRRYVIHFCKQADEPLTLSDLAEMVAAREQDKSVPELTSAERKRVYTSLQQTHLDRLADAGMIDYDGDEIELTEEAKTLDVYLDVVPEGSIPWGVYYLGLSLLSVVVLGGVWSGFVPTETVPALGWTAAIIAVFLASSVAQVIQNRRYRLGDIEDPP, via the coding sequence ATGTCAATAACCGACCAGCGGGAGTACACACCCCCTGAAAAAGACGAGCTCTACGACCTATTGAGCAACCACCGCCGGCGATACGTGATCCACTTCTGTAAGCAAGCCGATGAGCCGCTCACTCTGTCGGACCTCGCGGAGATGGTGGCTGCGCGCGAGCAGGACAAGTCCGTCCCCGAACTCACCTCCGCAGAGCGCAAGCGGGTGTACACCTCACTCCAGCAGACCCATCTTGACCGGCTGGCCGACGCGGGAATGATCGACTACGACGGCGACGAAATCGAACTCACCGAGGAGGCCAAAACACTCGACGTTTACCTCGACGTCGTTCCCGAAGGCTCGATCCCGTGGGGTGTCTACTACCTGGGGCTCTCGCTGCTATCCGTTGTCGTCCTCGGCGGCGTTTGGTCCGGGTTCGTCCCGACAGAAACGGTCCCGGCGCTCGGGTGGACGGCGGCTATCATCGCGGTGTTCCTGGCGTCCTCTGTCGCACAGGTGATCCAGAACCGGCGGTATCGCCTTGGCGATATCGAGGATCCGCCGTGA
- a CDS encoding S24/S26 family peptidase yields MTALLVVLVVAMLVGQQLGQPIVLGFVLTGSMNAEPANMAPGDGFIAVPPALAGDIGEDDVVTFEAQELQGGGLTTHRIVDETEQGYITRGDANPFTDQDGPEPPVQDSQIKAVALQVGGDVVVIPRIGVAVLAIQGAFSAASSALSGVPGLGGLAEGDVGSSMVLVGLLLLGYSLAAEAVGGRNRRQGREDRSHERRSETSAVVVLIAILLLIAIPATASMVIPSGTNDITIVSSQTPSSDPTVIEQGGSVEYTYNFTNDGPIPRIAVVDAASTGVDVAQNSLVAERGKTATTTVTLHAPAETGAYVRSVSEWQYVQFLPASVILSLHSVHPFVAVVAINAVIIAMVTAVYVSAVGLSPFRFRDRKRDLSLSDRIRRILRRWR; encoded by the coding sequence GTGACGGCCCTCCTCGTCGTCCTCGTGGTCGCCATGCTCGTCGGCCAACAGCTTGGCCAGCCGATCGTGCTCGGGTTCGTACTGACCGGCAGTATGAACGCTGAGCCAGCGAACATGGCGCCCGGCGATGGATTCATCGCCGTGCCACCAGCGCTCGCCGGTGATATCGGCGAAGACGATGTCGTGACGTTTGAGGCGCAGGAGCTTCAGGGAGGCGGCTTGACGACACACCGGATTGTTGATGAGACTGAACAAGGATATATCACGCGCGGTGACGCCAATCCGTTCACCGATCAGGATGGCCCCGAACCACCGGTTCAGGATTCACAGATTAAAGCGGTCGCCCTTCAGGTGGGCGGCGATGTCGTTGTCATTCCGCGAATTGGTGTGGCCGTGTTGGCAATCCAAGGCGCTTTCTCGGCGGCTTCTTCGGCTCTCTCCGGTGTTCCTGGACTGGGTGGGCTAGCCGAGGGCGACGTGGGCTCGTCGATGGTGCTCGTCGGGCTGTTGCTCTTGGGGTACAGCCTCGCCGCCGAGGCCGTCGGCGGAAGAAACCGTCGGCAGGGCCGCGAAGATCGTTCGCACGAACGGCGTAGCGAGACGAGCGCCGTAGTCGTGCTGATCGCGATCCTCCTTCTCATCGCTATACCGGCAACAGCGAGCATGGTGATTCCCTCAGGGACGAACGACATTACGATCGTGAGCTCACAGACACCAAGTTCTGACCCGACTGTTATCGAGCAGGGGGGCTCCGTCGAGTACACGTACAACTTCACCAACGATGGACCTATCCCCCGAATCGCGGTCGTGGACGCGGCAAGCACAGGCGTCGATGTCGCACAGAACTCTCTCGTGGCCGAGCGGGGGAAGACAGCCACGACTACGGTCACGCTCCACGCCCCAGCAGAAACCGGCGCATACGTCAGGTCCGTCTCTGAGTGGCAGTATGTCCAGTTCCTTCCGGCGTCGGTCATCCTTTCGCTTCACTCGGTTCATCCATTTGTCGCCGTCGTCGCGATCAACGCGGTTATCATCGCCATGGTTACCGCAGTGTATGTGTCTGCCGTTGGACTCTCGCCGTTTCGGTTCCGCGACCGAAAGCGTGACTTATCGCTTTCTGATCGCATCCGGCGGATACTTCGACGGTGGCGGTGA
- a CDS encoding HalX domain-containing protein, whose amino-acid sequence MVREADATVLIIEDDREQAEEYADWLDDYDVRLAAGERALDALEEVDVILLDGDLPDPPAAELLGRIRARRQDCQIGLLSGVSVGDDVLRLDIDEYVPRPLDRDELRETVIRLVDRGAVSDAIETYLSLVARRRRVERRKDETELADDEHYQELTGEITGRRRQIDTLLAEIDDSTARRGNGEDEPRVASRVADIESADPAVGRALYRTRPREFYALWLLAALTYGVGDVVSTLYATLAVPGAIEGNPIVSGLLSAGGLPGFLLLKLLVLFVLISISVQGARQRERFSYYWPPVVATGIGLLLTGWNLRLAIGM is encoded by the coding sequence ATGGTCCGCGAGGCCGACGCGACGGTTTTGATAATCGAGGACGACCGCGAGCAGGCCGAGGAGTACGCCGACTGGCTGGACGACTACGACGTCCGGCTGGCCGCCGGCGAGCGCGCGCTCGACGCGCTCGAGGAGGTCGACGTGATCCTCCTCGACGGCGACCTCCCCGACCCGCCGGCAGCGGAGCTGCTCGGCCGGATCCGCGCGCGCCGGCAAGACTGTCAGATCGGGCTCCTCTCCGGCGTGAGCGTCGGCGACGATGTCCTCCGTCTCGACATCGACGAGTACGTACCGCGACCGCTCGACCGCGACGAGCTCCGCGAGACGGTCATACGCCTCGTCGACCGCGGCGCCGTGTCGGACGCGATCGAAACGTACCTTTCGCTCGTGGCGCGGCGGCGACGGGTGGAGCGACGGAAAGACGAGACAGAGTTAGCAGACGACGAGCACTATCAAGAGCTGACGGGTGAGATCACCGGCCGCCGTCGGCAGATCGACACACTGCTCGCTGAGATCGACGATTCAACTGCGAGACGGGGGAACGGCGAGGACGAACCGCGCGTCGCGTCACGGGTCGCGGACATCGAATCGGCGGACCCCGCTGTCGGTCGAGCGTTGTACCGGACTCGTCCCCGTGAGTTCTACGCACTCTGGTTGCTCGCCGCACTCACCTACGGCGTGGGCGACGTCGTTTCAACGCTGTACGCCACCCTTGCCGTTCCAGGAGCCATCGAGGGGAACCCCATCGTCAGCGGGCTGTTGAGCGCCGGCGGACTCCCCGGATTCCTCCTGTTGAAGCTACTCGTGTTGTTCGTGTTGATCTCTATCAGCGTCCAAGGCGCGCGACAACGCGAACGGTTCTCGTACTACTGGCCGCCGGTCGTCGCAACCGGGATCGGACTGCTGCTCACCGGCTGGAACCTGCGGCTGGCAATTGGCATGTGA
- a CDS encoding DUF7504 family protein, with product MTGSDGSDEEPSGNRSDRASRFSEIASEFSDEFDVQSEGGPDPDRESESPDTDADTGDRTGESNADNWEWIGDGESEVATDRSPSASRASNASEGSNSGSRLWNGAQMDDKPVERDPTDSEPIGSGPTDSKPTEDRPTDDESVWDSSTEDDKSVWGSVTDDESVKDSPTGGGTEQTTVDAAGAGSEPSPNRRTDTTSSDGSTDAAGNRIWNESVTAKEPSTTTRTARAPSDGGVSTESPVTDTPGAPDASGLTEDESVLDGDRFDRGTNVLIQSESRAERTQDGCHELLFGRGSDRDPYVLLVRYQPMDGERLEGIASKGHRVHVISVGYAQSVPPTADGTVEVTQINNPNDITRLGIVVSRLTQEWSTDDREIRVCYDSLNVLLNYRDVKNVFRFLHVFLSTFTKTDAVAHFHADPLEGDPQSINTLKPLFDEVVSMDSTGTYVE from the coding sequence ATGACTGGATCCGACGGGTCCGACGAAGAGCCCTCGGGAAACCGGTCCGATCGCGCCAGCAGGTTCAGCGAGATCGCCTCTGAGTTCTCCGACGAGTTCGACGTACAATCGGAGGGCGGCCCCGATCCAGACCGCGAGAGCGAGTCACCGGATACCGACGCCGACACAGGCGATCGAACGGGCGAATCGAACGCCGACAACTGGGAGTGGATCGGCGACGGCGAGTCCGAGGTTGCGACCGATCGAAGCCCGTCCGCGTCGCGAGCGAGCAATGCCTCAGAAGGATCGAACAGCGGCAGTCGGCTGTGGAACGGCGCGCAGATGGACGACAAACCGGTCGAGAGGGATCCGACAGACAGTGAACCGATCGGAAGTGGGCCTACAGACAGCAAACCGACTGAGGACAGACCGACAGACGACGAATCAGTCTGGGACAGTTCAACGGAGGACGACAAATCGGTCTGGGGAAGTGTAACGGACGACGAATCGGTCAAGGACAGTCCGACGGGAGGCGGCACGGAGCAGACCACGGTTGACGCGGCCGGAGCAGGATCCGAACCGAGCCCGAACAGGAGAACCGACACGACGAGCTCAGACGGAAGCACCGACGCGGCGGGCAACCGGATCTGGAACGAGAGCGTGACGGCGAAAGAGCCCTCCACGACAACCAGAACAGCTCGCGCGCCGTCAGACGGAGGCGTGTCGACTGAGTCCCCAGTGACCGACACCCCGGGAGCGCCGGACGCGTCCGGCCTCACAGAAGACGAGTCGGTCCTTGACGGTGATCGATTCGACCGCGGAACGAACGTGCTGATCCAGTCGGAGTCGCGGGCGGAACGGACCCAAGACGGCTGTCACGAGCTGCTGTTTGGGCGCGGAAGCGACCGTGATCCGTACGTGCTGCTCGTCCGCTACCAGCCGATGGACGGCGAACGGCTGGAAGGCATCGCCTCGAAGGGGCATCGTGTCCACGTGATCTCTGTCGGGTACGCGCAGTCGGTCCCCCCCACAGCTGATGGAACGGTCGAGGTCACGCAGATCAACAATCCGAACGACATTACCCGGCTCGGGATTGTCGTCTCGAGACTCACACAGGAGTGGTCGACCGACGACCGCGAGATACGCGTCTGTTATGACTCGCTGAACGTCCTGCTGAACTACCGAGATGTGAAGAACGTGTTCCGATTCCTCCACGTGTTTCTCAGTACGTTCACCAAGACGGACGCCGTCGCACACTTTCACGCCGACCCGCTCGAAGGCGATCCGCAGTCGATTAACACGCTCAAGCCACTGTTCGACGAGGTCGTCTCGATGGACTCAACCGGAACGTACGTAGAATAA
- a CDS encoding NAD-dependent epimerase/dehydratase family protein, with translation MDTVLVTGSAGGVGARTVDALADAGREVVAVDRRTPPSDERRDGVDYAAADLTDYGETRQVIEAAAPDAVVHLAAIPHPEDHAGSRVFANNVESAYNVFDAAGAAGARIAWASSESLYGTVFADDDWLPDRLPIDEATPTEPEDPYGLSKVVGEEVAAAAARRHGVPVVSLRLSWVTYPGDERRREARETFDPATADPSGNCWSYVDVRDAVSAIEAAIDPETAIEGHEAVLIVAAENFLGRDTAATIEAAFGDLPADCDLDGDESVFDCTKAERLLGWEPEHSWRDEVTNTS, from the coding sequence ATGGACACCGTACTTGTCACGGGAAGCGCCGGCGGCGTCGGCGCGCGGACGGTCGACGCGCTCGCCGACGCGGGCCGCGAGGTCGTCGCCGTCGACCGGCGGACGCCCCCGAGCGATGAGCGCCGCGACGGCGTCGACTACGCGGCGGCGGACCTCACCGACTACGGGGAGACGCGACAGGTGATCGAGGCGGCCGCGCCCGACGCGGTCGTCCACCTGGCCGCGATCCCGCACCCCGAGGACCACGCCGGCTCGCGGGTGTTCGCGAACAACGTCGAGAGCGCGTACAACGTCTTCGACGCGGCCGGCGCCGCGGGCGCCCGGATCGCGTGGGCGTCGAGCGAGAGCCTCTACGGCACCGTCTTCGCCGACGACGACTGGCTCCCCGACCGCCTCCCGATCGACGAGGCGACGCCGACCGAGCCGGAGGACCCGTACGGCCTCTCGAAGGTCGTCGGCGAGGAGGTCGCGGCCGCGGCCGCCCGCCGCCACGGCGTCCCCGTCGTCTCGCTGCGCCTCTCGTGGGTGACCTACCCGGGCGACGAGCGGCGCCGCGAGGCCCGGGAGACGTTCGACCCCGCGACCGCCGACCCGAGCGGCAACTGCTGGTCGTACGTCGACGTGCGGGACGCGGTCTCGGCGATCGAGGCCGCGATCGACCCCGAGACCGCGATCGAGGGCCACGAGGCGGTGCTGATCGTCGCCGCGGAGAACTTCCTCGGCCGCGACACCGCCGCGACGATCGAGGCGGCGTTCGGCGACCTGCCCGCCGACTGCGACCTCGACGGCGACGAGTCCGTCTTCGACTGTACGAAGGCGGAGCGGCTGCTCGGGTGGGAGCCGGAACACTCCTGGCGCGACGAGGTCACAAACACCAGCTGA
- a CDS encoding coiled-coil domain-containing protein, which translates to MGTRDNENDTAVDADTFQQWVKHTAESRGMTEHELLNQLVSAFWALDEMGDIALDSASAPGNTASEKDQDWNPPRGRPTENDAPSETETPGSNEASTPNSSDSESGDRISPDDLDPRDDLSPTEVELTRRVAEMRRQVADLSLDVEQQRSRQEEFTDRLSDDVTRLHSEIQSLESRVDQDDGDLANRIDSVEARLEDVEETQAEFETWIDEEFDQIEALFSQILDTVREFDGRVTDLSSSVDTMVDAKQDREALDTLRKQAVRKGIDTGRCENCDMTVDLSMLSEASCPSCDKQFRDIEASTPWNPFSKPTLRTNGRPSPPSNRK; encoded by the coding sequence ATGGGTACTCGGGACAACGAAAACGACACCGCGGTCGACGCCGATACCTTCCAGCAGTGGGTGAAACACACCGCGGAGTCCCGAGGTATGACGGAACACGAACTCCTGAACCAACTTGTTTCCGCATTCTGGGCCCTCGACGAGATGGGCGACATCGCCCTTGATTCTGCGTCTGCTCCGGGAAACACAGCGTCAGAGAAGGACCAAGATTGGAACCCGCCTCGGGGGAGACCAACCGAGAACGATGCGCCGTCTGAAACGGAGACGCCGGGCAGCAACGAGGCGTCCACACCGAATTCATCGGACTCGGAGTCGGGAGACCGAATCAGCCCGGACGACCTCGACCCTCGAGATGACCTCAGCCCGACAGAGGTCGAACTCACCAGACGGGTCGCCGAGATGCGACGGCAGGTCGCTGACCTCTCGCTCGATGTCGAGCAGCAGCGATCCAGACAAGAGGAGTTTACTGACCGGCTTTCCGACGACGTGACCCGGCTTCACAGCGAGATCCAGTCGCTCGAATCTCGCGTGGATCAGGATGACGGCGATTTAGCAAACCGAATCGACTCCGTCGAAGCGAGGCTTGAAGACGTTGAAGAGACGCAAGCCGAGTTCGAGACGTGGATCGACGAGGAATTCGATCAGATCGAGGCCCTATTTAGCCAAATCCTTGATACGGTTCGTGAGTTTGACGGCCGGGTGACCGACCTTTCGAGTTCCGTCGATACCATGGTTGACGCCAAACAGGACCGCGAGGCGCTCGACACGCTCCGAAAGCAGGCGGTCCGAAAGGGAATCGATACCGGACGCTGCGAAAACTGCGACATGACCGTCGATCTGTCGATGTTGTCGGAGGCGTCGTGCCCCTCGTGTGATAAACAGTTCCGGGACATCGAAGCGTCGACGCCGTGGAACCCATTCTCAAAACCGACACTCCGGACTAACGGTCGACCCTCCCCGCCGTCGAACCGTAAGTGA